Proteins encoded together in one Caretta caretta isolate rCarCar2 unplaced genomic scaffold, rCarCar1.hap1 Scaffold_31, whole genome shotgun sequence window:
- the LOC142070508 gene encoding interferon beta-like, whose product MTTRCLLHICLILLFSTEISSSLCTMLHFQQNKVNKESLELLEKVSGNLPSQCINERAAFKPTHDVLQLPVSPKENAKVAIQEILQEIFNIFSKNLTQSAWDATSIVRFQNGLYQQIQRLEACLRAQTEKGLTNPESQDLQITSRKVKKYFQGIDAFLKEKQYSLCAWEIIRMEIPRCFVLIDKLTRRLSN is encoded by the coding sequence ATGACCACCAGGTGTTTGCTGCACATTTGCCTCATACTGCTCTTCTCCACTGAAATCTCATCTTCGCTCTGTACCATGCTTCACTTCCAGCAGAACAAAGTGAACAAAGAGAGCTTGGAGCTTCTGGAGAAAGTGAGCGGAAATCTCCCCTCACAATGCATAAATGAAAGGGCAGCTTTCAAACCCACCCACGATGTCCTCCAACTCCCAGTGTCCCCGAAGGAGAATGCCAAGGTGGCAATTCAAGAGATCCTCCAAGAGATCTTCAACATCTTTAGCAAAAACCTTACTCAAAGTGCCTGGGATGCCACTTCCATAGTCAGGTTCCAAAATGGCCTTTACCAGCAAATTCAGCGGCTGGAGGCATGTTTGAGAGCACAGACAGAGAAGGGCTTAACCAACCCAGAAAGTCAGGACCTCCAGATCACCAGTCGGaaagtgaaaaaatactttcaggggatagatgctttcctgaaagaaaagcaatatAGCCTGTGTGCCTGGGAGATCATTCGCATGGAAATACCCAGATGTTTTGTACTGATTGACAAACTCACTCGAAGGCTGAGTAACTAA